From the genome of Dioscorea cayenensis subsp. rotundata cultivar TDr96_F1 chromosome 24, TDr96_F1_v2_PseudoChromosome.rev07_lg8_w22 25.fasta, whole genome shotgun sequence:
ATAAGCCGAAATACAGTTAAGTAGTCACCTTACCAAGAAGAATAATCGGAAATCCAAGATTTATTGGTCAGCATCAGCAGAAGGAGCATCATCGGACGGATTATCATCAGGTTCAACAATATCTCTAGGTTCATCGATAGTAAATTGATTCCCCTGGAAAGCATACATGTAGTTAGGATATGCCATCGGCTGGAATGGTTGCAGGTTCCAAGGGATCCTCGTATCGATGTAAGGTTCATAATGGGGATAATATTCGTTTGGATTCATATATCctccataataataattagctCCATACGGGTATGTACCTAAAGCCGCCGGGGACATGTAACCATTGTATCTTGGGTAATAATCCATGTAAATTTCATACCGATGATCAGTAGGATATTGCTGGTAACCAGCTCCAGAATGCTGGTCGTATCTATTATTCTGTCTGGGGTTTGCAATCTTCACCTCAACACGACTACCGCCAAGCAAATGCATGTGCTTACCGCCATCTTGAAGGTCACTCCGCTCCATCACATCTTTCACAGATTCCTCGGATTGGAAGGTAATAAAACCAAACCCTCTTGGCCTGCCAGTCTCACTCTCGCACACAATAACCGCATCAATTATCACACCAAATTGCTCGAAGTAGCTTCTGAAGTCATCAACTGATAAATCGGAAGGCAATCCACCCacaaatatcttattttttactGCATAAAAACCTCCATGGATACCATTAGGAAAGTTCTGATCATGTCTCTGACCACGTGCTTGCCTCAGTCTTGGAGACTGATTTTCTACTTGGGGTAGGGCTCTCTTGACATCCACctacaaaatataacataaaaccGAGAAAAAAAGAATGAGCATAACAATTGTTTACCATAACTCTAATCATATATCATATGATTGATGAAATAATGAGAAGtcaaataattcaatatgaaGAGATTTCAAGAACTGCAAAATGCTGAAGGGTGAGTAAAAGGTGAACCTCATACATAAGTAACAGAAAGTTACAGCATGGTCaattttaaaggaaaattaaGAGAAAGCAATCATATAAATTTCAACATGCCGAAACATTCTTTCATCTCAATAACAATTCCTAGTAGTTCCCACCAAACATTTAAGATTCATATTCTCAAACGTAGAATTAATTAAGGTATATTCCTCCAGTGAAAATATGCACTTAAATCAAAATCTCCAAATCTATTTTCTATCCAAGTTTACAGCTATGACAGAGAGCAACCAGAACATAGAAGCTGCATAAAGGAATTCACATCAAGAAAGTCTCAAGAACAATAATTCAAAGTCACACATGCAGACTATTCCATGCAGTCAAACCACAAAAATTTAACCACAAGtattacaagaaaaattaatCAATGGAAATTAGATACTCCAAGAGAATACACATGAAATCATGACAAGCATCGACCATAAGGGGATCAAGCTACATAAACAAAGCcccaaacaaaaatatttcaatagcACAAAAGAGACACTCGTCGTGTCATACACAAAGACAAACAAAGTGCTCCTTGAAGCGAACTGTTGgcaataaagaaaaatttcaGGAAGAGAACAATTATACTGGAAAGGAACTGATATACAAGTTACTTTGCATGAAATAATATTGGGTGgcaagaaaaataacaacaaactgGGGGATAAACCAAATAATCAGAAGCTCAAACAAACCATATTTGAGAGGAATACCTAATAAGATTTTGTCAATGCAACGGGTCATCTCAAAAGTTcaagaagcacttttttttttgcatcaaatAATTAGCAGACTGAAAGAAAACCATAGagcaaaagaaagaagccaTAAAATCAAAACgtcaaacaaaatatttcaGCAGACAAATATTCTCACATgcaaaatatcatttaaatataaaaaaaccatgaaaaaacaTGAATACCAAGAAAATTGACAATTTTTATAGAGGATAAACCAAATAATCAAGAACGAATTAAACAATATTCTGAACGAAGAACTTCAGAAAATTTTCTCTCATAAGATCAAAAAACACAGCTTTCTGATTTTTTCCCCTCTTAAATCAAATCACTAAttgactaaaaaacaaaaatcatagaaCAAAAGGAAAATCCACAAACTCTAAAGTTCAAACAAACCACATCATCAAAATCTAAACATAACAAAGAACCACCAAATTTATCATAAtctaataacaaattaaaacacGCACAAAAATTAGAGCTTAGAGACAGATCATTGACAAATATAATTCAAGAAACCTAACATTAAAGATGATAAAGATCAAAGCAACACAACTATCACTCATCCACACAAAAGAAGCAAACCTCGCGGTCATCAATGATGTGCGTCCCCTCATCAAGAACAAGTTGAGCAACAGCGGGGTCAGCGAAGCGAACGAAGCCAAATCCTCGAGACCTGCCACCGATTTCAATAGGCACATAAGTGCCCGTGACTTCACCAAACCGCTCGAAATAGGCCTTCAACGTCTGCTGCGTCACCGTGCGCGGCATCCCGCCGATGAAAAGCTTCCGAGGATCCGGCACGGCGGTTCTCGACGGCGACGGAGACTCCGCCATTGCTCTCACCGCAATCTAGGGTTTCGAATTGGCCTTGAAAAGCTTCGAATTTGGGGATTTTGGGGGGAATTTATGGAGCGAGGGAAGAAGAGGGTTTTAAGAGAGTTTGATCGAAGAGGGAGACTTAGTTCGACTCGGATCAATCGGACGGTCAATATTGATTTTAgatcttgatgatgaaatctggaccgtttatttattttgttggtttATCCTTTGGTGAGGATAtgtatctttttaaaaattttattatttaaatgaagaTTTATATTATCTAATggatttttagtttttggtggttatctatttaattttggtttttttttaaaatttgaagtaCTATATATTCTCCGAATTTAAGAATGGCATGTTTttctgaattttaaaaatttaagaaatttagGGGAagtgtttagtttgtttttttaaccaaaaataaaataaaagttgccttttatatatataataaaataaggaCACTTTTTATAGAGACTAATAAATGCTCATATACCAAGAAATTGTTGgttagtttatatattttataagataAGTAACTataaaaagaccaaaaaaaatatatattaaaaaaaaattactttcgATTTAGTTCCAATAATTAAAGTTGTTTTGTGGGTAAAAATTTAGTTGTCTAAATATTAAAGTTCTtgaaaatatagatttataggtttataaaatactaataatattttGGTTTAAGATTATGATCTCATATTCTCactgatatttttaaaatttgaataattctatgcattttttatctcatatatttaaaaaaaaattaataacatttattgattatatcaaaatacatctgttaaagaaattttaaaaaaatctacaaataaATTTGATTCAATCTTTCAAAATCAGGATGTTGCGATAAAATGATatgcaaaattatttataatcctctaaataatttttttcatagttCAATTTTCATAATGTGTAGAATCTCTTTAATGGGATGATAAAAtggataagataaaataaatatgtctagaatttatttttattttatttatttattattattattttttttggggagATATAAGAGccaaacaattaatttattacttttgaaatatataaaaacaaaacaatcaacTTATTGATATGGAGACCAAAAAGATTCTTCCAATGTATTATTTTTGGCTAAACTATtatcttgttttcatttttcatttaatgagccaattgaaaaagtaaaaaaattatgctattgagctattttaattaatcttatgAGAGGATCAGCATGAGAACGgaccaaagaaaaatattattattattattattattattattttgctctTGAGGTTGGGGACAAAAGGCATGTGAACAACggaatagtttaaaaaaaaaaaaaatttaaatatataactacaacaaaaaaaataaatttatttatttatatataatttatatcatATCCTATTACTGTATATTTACAGTTCACCACACAAACTTTCCTCATATTCTTCCTAGTTATTTTATCAATCCTAACCAAATTATCTTTAAccatattttgtttaaaattccATAATTACTTAAGAGaagatatttatataatatgctATTCAAAAGTAGAATGGACATTTCACCTGTCATCTTGaattaaagtttaaaaattaaattctcaaaaagaataatttttcttGGAATCCATAGTCTTGAAAAAACGGGAGTAGTGATAATTTTCTGacctcattgttttttttttttaaaaaaaatttgcaattaACACGAGGGCAGGTTGCAAACTCTCTCCCACATCACAACCTTATGAGGTTCGGCTTCAATACAATATACATGTTTAGATTAGAGGTCTATTGGAATAAAATCGAACACGATCTAACGGCACTcaatggacaaaaaaaaaactatcgaTATGTAATGAACCCTTATTTATCATATAAGACTTATACACTTAACTACTTACATATAAACGAATACTTTAGGGGTCATTTGGTTTACGGTAATATAGAAAGATTACCATGTTTGCTattgcaccggtggtaatctggatggtaatatcatattaccaacttataaatattattaaaaaaattagtaatccTATTACTACTAAATTTGATATCTATGttagattaccgtggtaatcttataactttttatattttaacaaattaattatcattGCAACCAAACACGACAATGAACTATTTCCGGTAATAAGAGTTACCaagttatatcaaattaccgTAAAATTCTAActatataacattcccactcatattaccatggtaatcttgttATGtgataatatgtcattaccacgaaccaaacagcccctaaggGTCATTTGGCagtgttcttatttttctgttttttgttcttattttgtttttgtcttcttgccaattttttaaaagtaaaaacatgtttgCATACAAAAGTTAtgttttagaaagaaaaaaacacaaataaaaaaaacgtattgtaaaattttgtattattttcttaatttatatttttaaaattttttatatatttttttatatatttttttatattagtacaCACAATTAAAGTGTATTAGTAAACGAacgtttttaatatatttttatataaaatataaaaataatgagatgttaaatttttataaatttgtattaatggataaaaaacacatgatatatagttttttttttgtgatatttagaaaatattttaaaaaaaaaacaccgagagattttacaaacaaaaaaaactcaaatctcTAACCATTTTTAGCTCAAATTTCttaaatatctttaaaaaatcacaattaaacctatgaagaaaataaattttgagataaaaatcaagaagaaaaagttatgaagaaaaaagagagcTCACTTCTCCAGGGAGATGTTGGCACATTTGTCTAAACCATTAGAGAAGTTGGCACATTTGTCTAAAATATTAATgcttatgtgaaaaaaatagtaattaatgtttaatgggttatgttaatattttgtaaacgttttcaaaatagttaaaaacataaaattgaaaacataattaacttgccaaacataacaaaaataaaaatttggcaACATTGGCAAACGATCTCTTATCCCACTCTCATCATTGGGCCCAGCGGGGCCCGCTCGGGTCCATCTagaaaatttagattttaatgTGGCCCAAGCCCAAATCTACCGAACCTCATGAATAGTTTGGACCAAAGTGGATTGgcccaaattttaaatatgaaaccTATGACCGAGCTCATGAACTTGGCTTTTTGAATCAATTATTGGATCAAGCTAGtcgttgttattttcttttttaactttacttaattaatatgttatgatttaaaaataaattaataaaaatatgaacgaacaattttattaattgattaatattattatatttcactcaagaaaaatattacatcactaaaatataagtaaatttTAACTAGGTTGACACCTACCTACTCATTCTATCATTGTATATTcttcatgatatttttttaaaaatttgtatcattaatatttaataataaatccaatGGGTCAGCTTATAAGCTAGTCCGTTGGATCagctgagaaaaaaaaattcaaaaagactaGCCCGCGGCCGgctcatcatttaaaaataatatacatatctaatttaaagtttttttgagTCAGACTTGAACTGATCTTAAACATTAACTTTAAATTGAGTTTAGATTGAGCTTAAACTGACATTGGGCATGTTTACTTTAAATTGAGTTTAGATTGGGCTAAACTGACATTGGGCCGTTCTGTGGACCTCGGACCAAATGATGATGGCCTTATCGGTTGGTCTCTGCAAGTCTCGGAAGCAATTAGCTCTTGCTATTTGACAGAAAGCTTATTAGCTTTTAATATACTTCATTTCTTTGTTAATTGAATTGTTTACCTATTGCTTCGgctaaatgtttaaaatttaaaaaaaaaaattgtgttatcattataatcaaaataagaCTTAAAcatctaattaaaaatatgacattataaacaatatatttcaCAAGCGCTTGCACAGACCtcacttctttttttctttttttttgattaaaacaaatgGTTAAAActcatcaaaacaatattttgtGGGAAAAGACTTGTTCATTACCcattttatgacttcaagaggcaataataataaaaaaaaataaaaatcaatacagTGCATGCCAAGAATGAACTGCTATATAGTAATAATTTCAGTATCACAAtaaatttcttgaattttttgcatttgtaatgaatctaacaaaacaaatattccaattcaatttaatttcaaatatttcatgAATTTTACTATTAAATCCACCAAACAGACACACAAACACCATCTTGGGTTAGCTAAGTTAATACAAGTCAGAGATATAACAAATGAACTAATTTCCAAACTTAAACAGAAacttcatttaaatttaatctcTTTAAATACTTAAATCCCATTGCATGACCAATTCTCAACCTCCCAATCCAATACCAACTAAGCATTGGCATCCTGTATGTCTTCCAGTCTTCACCTCAAaatcaaattatcaaaaaaacagATGTCATGAATTCAATAAGTGGTCTATAATCACTGCAAATTACATTACTAGAAATCAGGAGTTGAGAATTCCATATTAagacaagataaaaaaaatcagggatttctgaatcaaaacatgCAACAGAAATTTCATAAAACCATATATAATGCATTCTGAGTTCAAATCTTTGCAAAGGTCTCTGTAAAGTTATCTTCAAAAGTAGGTGTTAAAATTGAGAGGTAAACAAGTACCATTAGTTTGAAATTAAGGGGGAAACTGACCAAACtctaataat
Proteins encoded in this window:
- the LOC120252804 gene encoding heterogeneous nuclear ribonucleoprotein 1-like, translated to MAESPSPSRTAVPDPRKLFIGGMPRTVTQQTLKAYFERFGEVTGTYVPIEIGGRSRGFGFVRFADPAVAQLVLDEGTHIIDDREVDVKRALPQVENQSPRLRQARGQRHDQNFPNGIHGGFYAVKNKIFVGGLPSDLSVDDFRSYFEQFGVIIDAVIVCESETGRPRGFGFITFQSEESVKDVMERSDLQDGGKHMHLLGGSRVEVKIANPRQNNRYDQHSGAGYQQYPTDHRYEIYMDYYPRYNGYMSPAALGTYPYGANYYYGGYMNPNEYYPHYEPYIDTRIPWNLQPFQPMAYPNYMYAFQGNQFTIDEPRDIVEPDDNPSDDAPSADADQ